The following nucleotide sequence is from Aneurinibacillus soli.
GATCGCCGCTTTAATGGCCGCTATCGGGAAGAAAATCAAGTTTCAGATTCAGATTAGCGCAGGAGGTCTGTTCGGAGGTGTGTCCGGTGAAGATGGTGAAACAGACGAAGAAGGTTATCATATCGCAACAGAGAAAGATATTGATTTAATAGTATCAGTGCTCGGAGGATAAATCCTGCCTACTCTAAGGGCAGGATTATTTTTTTTGATCGGAGGCGCTTATATGTCAGAAGAAAAGCACACGTTAGCCACGGAGATCGAACTGTTATTCGGTAACGCTGTCAGTGAAACAGAACGGTTAGCTAACGCTATGGCTCTGCTTAACACATCCGTTACAGCTTCGGAAGGAAAGCTGAATCTTTCTCAGTTAGTGTCTGATGTGAGCAAGTTGAAAGAAGCTCTTTCCGGTGAAGGTAAATTCATTGCAGAACTGGACGGGGGCAATATAAAAAAGCGTGTAGAGTCGTTTTTAAACAATGCTATTAACAATATGCAGATTGAACTTAAACATGAAACGCGCGGGCGAAAAGCGAATCAGATTGATGTTTCGCAGGAAACAGGCAAGCTGGCAGAGCAAGCGCATAAGCAAATGATGGCAGAAGTTAAGAAAGCGATTGAGGAAGGTATCGTACCGGAAAGTTTCCGAGTAAAGGGAGCGGCAGGGAAGGTAAATGTAGATGTACTGAAGTTAAATAATATTGATGAAATGATAAAGTTGACAGCGCAGGCTGGGTATGAAGGTGCTGTAGATACATTAAATCGTATCAAAAATAGAGTCACACAATCACAGATGGAACAGGAAGGATTCAAGTTTACCATTCCATCTAATGCTGTAAACGCGATAAAAAATACGATTCAAGACAAAATCATCGCTGCAATGGAAAATGCAAATGTTAACGGAAACTTTAAACCAGTGGCATCATTCAACCTACAATCATTGGATTTGATTCAGAAACGGATGCGGACAGCGCTGGAAGAATCGATTAACAAGAATCTCGAATTTGAGTTCATCAACGGTAAGACGAAAGAAAAGGTGCCATTCAAATTCACGTTTACAACTGAGCTCATGCATCGAGTGACCGAAATGGCACAACGCGAGCTCGCTAACGTGTTGGTGCAGCCGGGTAGTGTGAAGCTGCCCGAAGGATTCACGGGTGCAGACCTAAAAATCAACGTATCCGGTTTGGAGGAAACGCTGAATAAGATTAAAGCGTGGCTGGCCGCTGTTAATCGACACCTGCTTACAACGGATACAGAAGTTAACACACTTGTTTCATCCGGTGCCGGTATGGAATCGTTCCAACAGCAGGTCACAGCGGTCAGCGAGAAAATCAAGCGGATTACTGGAATGCTAGGTCAGGTGCATGTTTCAGATGATACGGCAGGGCTAACGGCGTTCATCAAGGAAGTAGATGCTTTGCAAGGCTCACTGGTTCATTTTCTAAATGTATACAAGAAGATCCCGGCCACGATGCGATCATCATTTGATGAACAGTTATCCGTTGTGCTGAAAGAATATGAGTCTACGGTATCTCAATTGAAAAGTCAGGTGTCTCTAAAAGGACTGTCAGAGGGCGTGGCGACTTTACAGAAGAAAATGCAAGATTCGATTGAACAGACATTTGCACAGTTGATGAAAGAAGCACCGCCAACGATTGATGCCGAGAAGTTGCTTGCTGTATATAAAGCATGGTCAGGTTCACTTACGGAGCATTTGGGCCAGCTCTCAGCAGAGGAGCTAAAGCGAGTAACTGTTGCTTTGGTATCGGAAAGTGAAGGCATACAAGGCCAAGTAACAAGGTCTCTTCAGAAGTTACTGCATGTGGCGATGCCGACCCAGGTAGAGGGTGAAGGCATTACCCTTCCGTATCATGATGTTCAAGAACGAGTAAAAACGAATGTGCAGGCGTTTGTACGTCAACTTGTTAGCGAATTTGAGATTACCCGTCCTCCAAAAGAAGGAGAAGGGCTGGGTGTTTCTATAGAGATGCCAAAGCAGGCTATCGAGCGTGTGCAGACCATGCTGAAAAGTATGGTAGAGGAGCAACTGCGTGAGATCGCTGCACAGACAGGTAAGCAGAAACCGTCTTTGTCTGGTGAGGAAGCGAAGCAGATGGATGCCCTGCTGTATGCGGAGTCTAAGCAATTCCTCAACCTTGTCGTAGATCAGGCCCGTTCTATCGCTAAGTCATTTACGGACGGCATATCGAAAGACGGATTCGCTACCTTTACGCAGGAAGAGCGTGGCAAGGTACGGGATGAGCTGTTAAAAGGTATCGGGCATATCGTATCGGAACTGTCTACCACGATTCAGGTCCTGCTTAAATCGTTTTCCGTGCCTACTGATTTACAGGTGGTAACTGGCGGGAAAACAGCTGGGATGCTTCAACAGATCATGGAGAATATTGACCGGGAAATTATTCGGCACATGGATCAGATTCAGAGCGTAGTAGAGGGTGGAACTGGTGCGAAAACTACGTCACGTTTGCATCGCTTGAAAACGGAACTGTCTGCATTAGAACATGGCAGCATTCCGAAAGCGGAGATAGAGCGATTGAAGAAAGAGGATGATGCCTATCGTTTCTTCACAGCACTAAGCCAAGCAGGAGTAGCCCGACCGAAGCAGGGCGACGATCAGTATGGGAAGTTCTACGTCTCGAAAGATCCATTAACTGGAGAAAAGGTACAGCCCGAGATTCCGAAGTGGGTACGTTCCCTGTTCGCCCCTTCCGATACAGGAGTTAGCTTTTCACATGCGGCACGTAGCCTATCGGAGAACTACCCGAATTTAGGTATTCATTCAGAAGATGCCTTGATGGAGCGGCTTAAGGTACTGGCAAACCGATACAAGGGATTTCGCGATATTGAAGAAAATATTAGACGACAAATGATGACGGAAGCAGATCAGGCGGTGGCTGACCATATCCGGGCTGATATTGCGCGTTTAGAACGAAAGGAGCGTCTGCTTCGTGCCGCGAGAAACTATACACCAAAAGGACGCAGCTACCGAATAAAGGACGAGTCATGGGAACCACTAGCCAATTCTTTTTCCCGTGAATCACAGATGTACGGTGGAAATATCCCGCGCTTTTCGCAAGAAGAAGTACAAACGATTGTGGAGCAAAAGCGAGAAGGGAATGCACCTGTTCGAGAATTACGCGAGAAGCTTACTACCACGCAAACCGCGCTGGCAAAAGAAATCGAGGACAAAATCATCAATAATGCCGACTCGTCTATGCGTGATTTAGCACTTGCGATTCGAGAGATTCAACTGCCACCGATGGAGTTTACGATCGTAGGCCGTATCCGGTCATGGATGCAGCAGATTCAGGATGAGACGATGCATGTACTGGAACGGATGGTTGATAGTTCGTTGCGTCCGGTGCTCGAACATGGCGTTCCATTCCCGGCGCACAACACAGGTCAACCGTTTATTCATGCAGGACAGCCGTATCCACCTGGATTCAACCCGTTTGGTGGTCCTGTTCCTCCGAGTCTAGTACCAATCAACGTACCGCATGCAGATGGCGGAATGGTTCGAACAGACTTTGACCAGATGCATGCGTTGGAACGGCAGGCTCTTATCAATGCAGAGCGGATTCAGAATCGATTCAACGACCTGATGCAGAAAGGGACGTTTACACAGGAGAACTTCGCTTCACTCACAAATTTCCTGAACGCCTATCAGTCTGAGGTACGGGCGGCGGCAGGTCGTTATCGAAATGTACTTACTCAATTAGGAACAGACGGCATAACGGGGACTGAAGATCAAACAGTCGCCCGTTTGTTGGCAGAAGCAAGAACAAGACTACGTGAAGAAGCGAATCTTGCTAAACAACGACTCGATCATTACATTGAGAATAGCTTCAAACCAGCTAATCAATCTGATGCATTGACGAAGCGCTTATTACAGCAGGAGCTGAAAAATATAGGATACCTTGATGCAGCAGACTTGAACATGCAGAAGATGCAGACGAAATTTCATGGCAAACTAGATGTTTCTCAGATGCAGTTGTTAAATGATGAGTTGCTGCGTTATCAGAAACGTGCAGAACAACTAGGTTCTATGCGCTTGTTGAATGAGGAGGACATTTTAGCATCGAAGCGTGAGATACAGCATTTGAATCAGTTGCTTGCGTCGATTTCGGCAAGGTATAGCCAGCTTGCTAAACAAGCAACAGAGGTAGCGAAGCAACAACGAGCAGAGGAGAAGCGAGGGGAGCTCATCGGGCAACATAATTTGCTTCGTGGTAGAACTCCATTCCAGTTCAATCAAATTGAAAATGTTTTAAAGTCGCTACCGTCCCTCAACCAGCATGAAGTAGTATTGAAACGAATAAGTGACTCAACGAATACATGGTCCGCTACTGTCGCGGATGCGAACGGGAATGTACGCACCCTAACTGGAACGATTGATCGAGCAACCGGGGAAATATTCAAGCACGCAGAATCTCTAGCAGCTGCTAAAAAAGCGCAACAAGAACTAATCAAACAATCGGAACATGACATTTTCGCAACCGGAAATCAAGGTAGAAGACGTAGCATGGATGGATATATGTCGCCCAGTACTGCATTTGTGAACGAAGAATATCACCCGATTGCACCAGGTGGTGATATGAAATCTTTCATCGGAAGTATCACAAACACTATACGTTATATCCTGAGTGGTTACCTGATTAATCTTCCTATGGCATTGATGCAGGGAGCTACGGATACATTCAAAGACATGGAACTAGAAGTCATGCGAGCAAAACAGAACTTTTATGTCAAGGATTCGTCATCTGATAAATCAATGCTGAATGCCGCTGTTTTTCGGCTTGCTGAACTAAATGAAGCTGCAAAGCTTAAGAATGCTGATCCTGAGATCAAGAAAAAGTATAGCGATGATCGATACAACGATAATGCTGAGTATAAAAAAATGCTCGAAGAAGAAAAACAACGAACAGTTTCCATGACTAGTGATGAAGCAGTAAGGAAAATCAAAAAAATATCCTATATCTATGCTACAGAAATAGAGGATACGTCCAAAATTTTTGCGGTAGCTTCCAGACGTATTCAAGACCCAAACGAAGCAATGGCGATGACTCGCGCTGTTTCAAAAGTGACAATGTTCGATGAGACAAAGAATGTGGAGCAGCTATCCCAAGGATTCGAGGCTATCTTATCGCAATGGGGCGTAAACGGATACGGACTAGAAAAAATTGCAGACATGATGATCATGGCAACCAAAACATCGCAAGCAACGATTACAGACCTGATTCAAACACAACAACGTGCAGGTGCGATCTTCCGTAATGGTCTTCCTAATATGGATAAAGAGACCGCCCTTGCTACATCTATTGCGTTTTCCTCAATCTTCAACCAAGCGACTGCGCAGTCTGGTAATTTAGGCGGTACGTTCTATAAGAATATGGTCGAACGTCCATATACAGCGGATATGGCTGCTATGTTGGCGCGATATTCTGAGCAACCGATCTTTAAGAACGCAGGAATTGATCTAAATCCTTACACTGTCGATGCAAATGGGACTCGTCACCGAAAAGATTTTACTGAGGTGTTTTTTAACCTCATGGATGCAAAAAAAGTAACGGATGATGCCGGAATGTCTAAAATACTCGTTCCTGTTATCCAACGTTGGTACTTAGGACAAGCAAATGCGATCGAAGCTTTCATTGCTGATGTTGAGCATTCTACGGAAGCAATGAACAAGTCAATGGAGAAGTTTGACGAGGTAGAAGGGAAACCGCATAAAAAAGAAGAGAAGAAAACCCAGGAAGAGTTGCGTTCGGAGCTAGAAAATAGGCTGAAAAATGCCTCTCCTGAAATCAGAGACAAGATGTTAGCTAATTTTGCTGGTGATAAAGTTAACGACATCATGAAAATGACACGCGAAAATGTCGAGATGAAGTTGAAACAGTTAGATGAAATCGAGGGTAAACCGCACAAAAAAATCGAAGGGAAATCCATCAACGCATTTAATGAGTTTAGAGACAGGATAAAAAATGTATCGCCTGAAACAATCGCAAAATTAGAAGCGATGAACATGGACACTCTTTCATTCCAAGAGCGCCGACTGAAAGTATCATGGGAAATCGCTTCAACGAATGTGTTGGAGCAATTCAGGGGAGATTTTACTGGATTAATCACGCGATTGAATATCTTGTTGAAAGCGTTAGGCAACCACTCCGTTTTAGTCTCTGGATTGATTGGAGCAATAACAAAAGTGGGACTTACATTCGGCGCATATGCAATGGTGAACAAAGTACGAGAAAAAGTAGATAATATTAATAAAAATATCCTAGCCGAAAAAATGGATATGAACCGCGCTGCTTTGAATGAGGAAGGACGCTACTTAAATACGCGTAGGCTACTGATTGATGATCGATTAGCAGAGGGGAAAGTTAAACGTGATGGGCAAAATAAACTGCGTGGAGAGATAGAAGGTAGAAGAATCGAAGCGCAGGCGGAACTTTTATATGCGGAAGATAATCTTAAAATATTACGTGATCGGCATCGCAAATTAGTAGCTAATCCTCTTTCAACACCAGAGGAGAGAGCAGCGAGTGGGACCGAGGTACAACAGGCAGCTAAAGAAGTAAGCCGGAAGAGAAGAGAAGTTCGTAAAGAAGAAAAAGCTATCATACGCATTGACAGTTCCGTAAGTAAAGAAGAAAAGGCATTGGGAGATGAGATGGCCTTGGTGTCTGCTCAGGCGCATCATTTAAACGAGCGGATGAAAGTATTGGATATAGCAACAACAGAGTTAGGCATAGATTCAAGTAAATTGAAAAACGAGATGAATCAAATTTCTACGTCATTTGAAAATGGAAGTGTAGATGCTGCCAAATTTGAAAAAGCACTGAAAAAGATCCATCAAGAAGCAGGTCTTACTGGAAAAGAATTCGAGAAGTTGGATAAGGAACTCAAAAGACTATATGCAGACTATACCAAAACAGGTAGCACGATGACCCATCAGCAGTTCCAGCAAGGTGTGTCAAATATTCAAAGACAGCATATGACAGGATCGGCAGGATTACATGGTGGTGGACCAAACGGGCTGCCAGCAGAAGAACAGACCGGTGGCGGACTCGCTAATATGGTTATGGACACGGCACTGCTTGCTGGTGGAGCCAGCATGTTCAAGCAGGGAAGAAGTGCTTTGGGGAACATCGCATCTTATATAGGCTCCAAAGCAGCTCCTCTAGCTAAATTAGGCGGTAGACTATTTTTTGCATATGAGGCTTTGGACTACGGATTGAAGTTTTTAGACAATCTTAGTGTAGCAGCACTAGCTCCCTCTGATAAGGCAAGTGTAACGGCACAAAAATTGGATGAGATCGCCAAAGGATATCAGGCGATGCAAACAGAGTGGTATGATCTTTCAAGGATCGGACCGCAGATGGAATTAGGGAAAAATCGTATGGTACAAGGAATAACGCACTGGTTAACAGGAGAAGGTCCATCTTGGGATGATTATTCAAAGATGGCGAAGTTACGAGCAGATAACCCGAATATGTCGAAAGAAGAGTTTTATCGCCTTGCAAAAAAAGAGTTGGGGATTGATGAATTAAAGGGAAAAGCTCAATTAAAGCTTACGGAAGAGGATAACAAACAAACGGAGGCATTGCAGAAGTTAGAAATCACCCGATGGAGAGAAGTTCGCGAAACAGGTAAATTCTCCAACTTGTACGACGAGACTCAAGTAGCTCAAGCGTTAGAAATGCCGAATAAAGAGTTGACACACGGCATGTTTCAAGCTCAGTTGCAATATGAAAAAGGAAAATCAGATTTGTCCATTAAAGGGTTTCGTGAAGATTCTGCCGAGATGATGAAGTTAAACGATGAATTCTTTACAAAGCAACGTGAGCTGCTACAGATCAATATAAAAGTTATCGAAGACATGTTAAAACAAATGAAAGCAAAAGGTGATGATAATAACCCAACGTTCTGGGCTGCTGAAAATGAACTGGCGCAGAAAAAAATTCAAGATGAACAAATCTCTGCTCAACAAGAACAACAAAAGCGCCAAGGGGCTGTCAGCAATATTGAGTATCACTTTGACATTGCACAACGTATAACGCAAGCGGATACATCCATCGCGAGAGACCGCCTGATTATGGATGGAGTACGAGAAGATTCGCTGGCAGGAAGGCTATTAAACAAAGAAGGATTAAAAAAAGCAAACAGCGACCTTGCAAAAGCGATCAAAGAACTACAGGAACAAGCGAGTTCAGGCAAGTTTTCAGGGGATGAACTAAGCGATTTACAAGCTAAAATTAAAGAGAGGCAGGCTGAACAAAGCAGAAACGATGTATCGTCTCATCAAATCGATAAATCAGCTGTAAGTGACATCGATTTCAGGCTTGGGCGAGCGAAGAAAGAAGCACAACTCCAAGCACAGATGAAGCACGATAACTTAATGATTGCAGGAGCGAAGGCGGATTCTATCAGCGTGCGTCTTGCAGATGTCGAAGGGTTAAAAATGCAAAACGTACAACTTTCTTCCGCGTTGGCAGAGCTACAGAAACAACTCAACAGCGGGAATTTCAAAGGTGATGATCTGAAAGATATTCAATTGCGTATGCTAGAGATTCAGGCAGAGCAGAAAGATAACCTAGTGAAAATTCGTGAGAAGTTAACAAACAGCCTATCTACGTATAACCTACCATCCGGCATACAAGGGATGACATACCAGGAAGCTATGCAACGGAAAAATGACTATCGTTCGTATGCGATAACAGATGGCAATACGATCGTCAATGTGAACGTACCTGTGCAGGGGCATTTTGGTGATGAAAATGTGGCAAAGCAACGTGGTCAAGCTACAGCGCGGCAGGTGGCGCAGGAAGTGGCAAATACGTTGAGTCGTCAGGTTAAATCATTCGGGGCAGGAGTTGGATATTTTAGCCCGTTCTCAGGCGGGCGTGCATAGTATAGTGAAAGTCGTTACCGATTGGTAGCGGCTTTTCTTTTTATCGAAGGGTTTTTCTTCTATGATTAAATGTTTTAATGTTATTTACGAGTGTTCATGTTTCTTTATTACGAGATATGTAAGTGCTGTTTATTGTTGATGGGGAAAGAAGAGTAACTGAGACATAGTAGCATAAATAAAACCCCATCTTAAAGACAGGGTTTGTCATTTAGTTTGTTTTCAGTTAATAATAAAAATTTTCTTTTTATTATTTCACAAATGGTATTTGTGGTAAAGCACACCATGACGCAATTGTATTATAATGCTTGGCTAATTTTTTAACTAGTTCAATACCTTCGTTTGCTGTAGTAATAGATTTGCTAACATTACTTTCTGCATTATTGATATTCTCAAGGAATTTTTGCAACTTAGGTATGCTTGGAGAGTCCTTTAAGTGGCTTACATCCGTTTCTGACAAGTCGTCTTTTATTTCATCTAGTAATTCAATATCATGTGGGGAATTCAATAAACCACTTAAACTCTTTATGGTCTCAATAATATTACTTAACTCGTTATGTATATTATTCTGTTGGCTTAAAGATGTTTCAACTGTAATTACAGGTGATACGTGAATGGTAGGAGGTAAGGCTGGTTTTGCTAGTCCATTACTTATAATATCAAGAAGCTTATCAATTTGATTCTTTTGGAACGTCAATATATCATTTTGATTTTCAATGCGTAACTTTGCGATTCTGAGTTCGTTTTTTAGTTCGAGTATTTGTGTAGCTGAAGC
It contains:
- a CDS encoding phage tail tape measure protein — protein: MSEEKHTLATEIELLFGNAVSETERLANAMALLNTSVTASEGKLNLSQLVSDVSKLKEALSGEGKFIAELDGGNIKKRVESFLNNAINNMQIELKHETRGRKANQIDVSQETGKLAEQAHKQMMAEVKKAIEEGIVPESFRVKGAAGKVNVDVLKLNNIDEMIKLTAQAGYEGAVDTLNRIKNRVTQSQMEQEGFKFTIPSNAVNAIKNTIQDKIIAAMENANVNGNFKPVASFNLQSLDLIQKRMRTALEESINKNLEFEFINGKTKEKVPFKFTFTTELMHRVTEMAQRELANVLVQPGSVKLPEGFTGADLKINVSGLEETLNKIKAWLAAVNRHLLTTDTEVNTLVSSGAGMESFQQQVTAVSEKIKRITGMLGQVHVSDDTAGLTAFIKEVDALQGSLVHFLNVYKKIPATMRSSFDEQLSVVLKEYESTVSQLKSQVSLKGLSEGVATLQKKMQDSIEQTFAQLMKEAPPTIDAEKLLAVYKAWSGSLTEHLGQLSAEELKRVTVALVSESEGIQGQVTRSLQKLLHVAMPTQVEGEGITLPYHDVQERVKTNVQAFVRQLVSEFEITRPPKEGEGLGVSIEMPKQAIERVQTMLKSMVEEQLREIAAQTGKQKPSLSGEEAKQMDALLYAESKQFLNLVVDQARSIAKSFTDGISKDGFATFTQEERGKVRDELLKGIGHIVSELSTTIQVLLKSFSVPTDLQVVTGGKTAGMLQQIMENIDREIIRHMDQIQSVVEGGTGAKTTSRLHRLKTELSALEHGSIPKAEIERLKKEDDAYRFFTALSQAGVARPKQGDDQYGKFYVSKDPLTGEKVQPEIPKWVRSLFAPSDTGVSFSHAARSLSENYPNLGIHSEDALMERLKVLANRYKGFRDIEENIRRQMMTEADQAVADHIRADIARLERKERLLRAARNYTPKGRSYRIKDESWEPLANSFSRESQMYGGNIPRFSQEEVQTIVEQKREGNAPVRELREKLTTTQTALAKEIEDKIINNADSSMRDLALAIREIQLPPMEFTIVGRIRSWMQQIQDETMHVLERMVDSSLRPVLEHGVPFPAHNTGQPFIHAGQPYPPGFNPFGGPVPPSLVPINVPHADGGMVRTDFDQMHALERQALINAERIQNRFNDLMQKGTFTQENFASLTNFLNAYQSEVRAAAGRYRNVLTQLGTDGITGTEDQTVARLLAEARTRLREEANLAKQRLDHYIENSFKPANQSDALTKRLLQQELKNIGYLDAADLNMQKMQTKFHGKLDVSQMQLLNDELLRYQKRAEQLGSMRLLNEEDILASKREIQHLNQLLASISARYSQLAKQATEVAKQQRAEEKRGELIGQHNLLRGRTPFQFNQIENVLKSLPSLNQHEVVLKRISDSTNTWSATVADANGNVRTLTGTIDRATGEIFKHAESLAAAKKAQQELIKQSEHDIFATGNQGRRRSMDGYMSPSTAFVNEEYHPIAPGGDMKSFIGSITNTIRYILSGYLINLPMALMQGATDTFKDMELEVMRAKQNFYVKDSSSDKSMLNAAVFRLAELNEAAKLKNADPEIKKKYSDDRYNDNAEYKKMLEEEKQRTVSMTSDEAVRKIKKISYIYATEIEDTSKIFAVASRRIQDPNEAMAMTRAVSKVTMFDETKNVEQLSQGFEAILSQWGVNGYGLEKIADMMIMATKTSQATITDLIQTQQRAGAIFRNGLPNMDKETALATSIAFSSIFNQATAQSGNLGGTFYKNMVERPYTADMAAMLARYSEQPIFKNAGIDLNPYTVDANGTRHRKDFTEVFFNLMDAKKVTDDAGMSKILVPVIQRWYLGQANAIEAFIADVEHSTEAMNKSMEKFDEVEGKPHKKEEKKTQEELRSELENRLKNASPEIRDKMLANFAGDKVNDIMKMTRENVEMKLKQLDEIEGKPHKKIEGKSINAFNEFRDRIKNVSPETIAKLEAMNMDTLSFQERRLKVSWEIASTNVLEQFRGDFTGLITRLNILLKALGNHSVLVSGLIGAITKVGLTFGAYAMVNKVREKVDNINKNILAEKMDMNRAALNEEGRYLNTRRLLIDDRLAEGKVKRDGQNKLRGEIEGRRIEAQAELLYAEDNLKILRDRHRKLVANPLSTPEERAASGTEVQQAAKEVSRKRREVRKEEKAIIRIDSSVSKEEKALGDEMALVSAQAHHLNERMKVLDIATTELGIDSSKLKNEMNQISTSFENGSVDAAKFEKALKKIHQEAGLTGKEFEKLDKELKRLYADYTKTGSTMTHQQFQQGVSNIQRQHMTGSAGLHGGGPNGLPAEEQTGGGLANMVMDTALLAGGASMFKQGRSALGNIASYIGSKAAPLAKLGGRLFFAYEALDYGLKFLDNLSVAALAPSDKASVTAQKLDEIAKGYQAMQTEWYDLSRIGPQMELGKNRMVQGITHWLTGEGPSWDDYSKMAKLRADNPNMSKEEFYRLAKKELGIDELKGKAQLKLTEEDNKQTEALQKLEITRWREVRETGKFSNLYDETQVAQALEMPNKELTHGMFQAQLQYEKGKSDLSIKGFREDSAEMMKLNDEFFTKQRELLQINIKVIEDMLKQMKAKGDDNNPTFWAAENELAQKKIQDEQISAQQEQQKRQGAVSNIEYHFDIAQRITQADTSIARDRLIMDGVREDSLAGRLLNKEGLKKANSDLAKAIKELQEQASSGKFSGDELSDLQAKIKERQAEQSRNDVSSHQIDKSAVSDIDFRLGRAKKEAQLQAQMKHDNLMIAGAKADSISVRLADVEGLKMQNVQLSSALAELQKQLNSGNFKGDDLKDIQLRMLEIQAEQKDNLVKIREKLTNSLSTYNLPSGIQGMTYQEAMQRKNDYRSYAITDGNTIVNVNVPVQGHFGDENVAKQRGQATARQVAQEVANTLSRQVKSFGAGVGYFSPFSGGRA